The genomic window CCCGCGACGGGCCAGCTGGATCAGCCGCTCGCGGGTGTGGATGACCGGGGGCGGCAGGCGCACCCCCCCCGCCGCCACGACGGGCGGCGCAGGCACCCGGGGGGCCTGGCCGGTGGCCTGGGCCGTCCCGGCCCCCAGTAGCCAGAGGCTCGTCAGCAGGCCCGCCCACCCGATGATCGGGCCGGCGTGATGAGGGCCTCGCTTGGTCTCGACAGGCATGGCGCGCGCACCTCCCCCGGGGCTGGACACCTTATACCCTGGACCTCTCGTCACGCGCGCGCGCCGCCGCCCAGCGGCCCGCCACCCAGCCGGTCGTCAGGGCCACCGTGATGTTGTAGCCGCCGGTGTGGGCATGGACGTCGAGCACCTCACCGGCAAACGCCAGGCCCGCGGTTTTCCTCGACTCCAGCGTGCGGGGGTCGATTTCCTTCAGCGACACGCCGCCGCCGGTGACGAAGGCCTCCTCCAGGCTGCCGGTGCCCGAGACCTGGGCCGCAAAGCGTTTGATCTGGGCCGCCAGCTGGACCAATCCACTGCGGGGAAGGTGCGCGGGGGTCTGTTCCGGATCGAGCGCCGCCAGTTCCAGCAACAGCTGCAGGGCCCGCTCCGGCAGCAAGCCGGCCAGCGAGTTCTTGATGGCCTTTTTGGGTTCGGCCGCCAACCGGCCGCGAATCTCGTCCAATACGGCCGCCTCGTGGGCCTCGGCACGCCAGTCGAGTTCGAGCCGCAACGGCGTCTCGCCACGAGCGGTTGCCACTGAGACGTAATGCCCGAGGCGCAGCGCCGCCGGGCCTGACAGCCCGAAGTGGGTGAACACGACGTCTCCCACCTGGGTGGTCAGGCGTTTGCCCTTGGCGTTGAACAGGCTCACAGGCACCTCCTTCAACGACAGGCCCTGCAGGCGCCGGGTCTGCACCCAGGGCGCCGCCAGATGGATCGGCACCTCGGTCGGGAACAGGGGCGTGATGGTGTGCCCGGCCCCCTCGGCCCAGGCGTAGCCGTCACCGGTCGAGCCGGTTTTGGGCACGGATTTGCCTCCCACGGCCACCACGACCTGGCGGGCCAGCACGGTGTCACCGTTCCGCAAGCGGACCCCCGCGATGCGTCCCTGCGCCAGACAGAGTTCCGCCACGGGAGCTTCCAGCCAGACCCGTGCGCCGAGTTCCTCCAGATGCGCAATCAGGGTGGCGGCCACGGTGGTGGCCTTGTCCGTGACCGGAAACATGCGGCCGTGGTCCTCTTCTTTCAATCTCACCCCGAGCCCCTCGAAGAAGGCGATGATGTCGTGGTTGGAGAACTGCGGGAAGATGCTGTGCATGAAGCGTCCGTTGCCGACGATCATGGCCACCAGATGGGCGGTGTCTCCCGCGTTGGTGACGTTGCAGCGACCGCCGCCCGAGATGATCAGCTTGCGGCCGAGGCGATCGCCCTTTTCCAGCAGTAGGGTGCGCGCGCCCGCCCGCGCCGCCGACACGGCTGCCATCAGGCCAGCCGGGCCCCCCCCGATCACGATCACATCCCACGATTCCGAAGTGGGCATTGGCCTGCGTGCGCCTCCACGGCCTGTCGGAAGCAGGCGTTTGCCCCGCCTGCCGGTCAGACGCCATGAGTGTAACGCGGCCTGCTGGGCCCGGGCCATAGCACGGAGCGACGTCGGCCACCGCGTCGGTCCAGCCTGGACTGCTATGATGGGGCTGGCCCAACCCTGAGGGAGTCGCGTCATGGCCCGATCCGCCGCCGTCCAGCTTCGCTCCGCCTGGCAGTTCTGTCAGCGGGTGCCGGGAGGGCGCTGGCTGTTCAGTCGCCTGTTTGGCTGGCTCGTGCCGTACACCGGGACCGTCGGTCTGCGCGTGGACGAGTTGCGGCCCGGCTACGCGCGTCTGTCGATGAAAGATCGGCGGGCCGTGCGCAACCACCTGCGCTCGATCCACGCGATCGCCCTGGCCAATCTGGCAGAAGCCACCAGCGGCCTGGCCATGAACATCGCGTTGCCTGCTCACGGCCGCGCGATCGTCACCCGGGTCACGATGGAATATCGCAAGAAGGCCCGGGGACGCCTGGTGGCCACCTGTGAGGCGGGGGTGCCCGACTGTTCGGTCGACCGCGAGGTGATGGTCGTCTCCGAGGTGCGCGATGCCCAGGATGAGGTGGTGGCTGTCGCGACCGTCACCTGGCGCGTGGGGCCCCAGGGGGCGGCGGCCTGAGCGGGGCCACCCGGCCAGGTCGCGGCGGATTTCTGTCGCCTTCGGCCGACCCGCTTGGCCCTTTTGACCGGTGCGCCCCTTCCATCGGCGCGCTACGCTGCGAGCTGACGGCCCCTGGTGGCCACCCCAAAGGCCTGCCACGCGTCTGACATCAGGTTGGCCAGCCGCGTGCACCCGACGCAACGCCTCACGCGACGCGGCGAGAAGCCCGTATGGTGACCGCACGCGGCATGGTTCGTGCCGCCGCCTTCGGCCTGCCGAGTCAGGCCGTGGGCGGCCATCAAGGAGAGCATGCATGGTCTTCGACACCCACCTGGCACAGGCAGAGGCCCTGGAGCGGAGCTGGCGGGAGGACGCGCGCTGGCAGGGCGTGCGTCGGGATTATCGGGCGGAACAGGTCGTCCGCCTGCGTCCGTCGCTCAAGCCGGCCCACACCTGGTCTGAAATCGCGTCTCGTCGCCTCTGGCATCTGCTCAACCACGAGCCCTACCTGCATACCTTCGGCGCGCTCAGTGGGGCCCAGGCGGTCCAGATGGTGCAGGCGGGCCTGAAAGCCATCTATGTTTCAGGCTGGCAGGTGGCCGCGGACCAGAATGCGGCCGGCCAGACCTATCCCGATCAAAGCCTCTATCCCTCGCACTCGATGCCGATGTTGGTGCGGCGCATCAACCAGGCCCTGATGCGCCGTGACCAGGTGGCCCGCGTGGCGGGCGAGGCGGCCACCGACTGGTATGTCCCGCTGGTGGCGGATGCCGAGGCGGGTTTTGGCGGGCCGCTCCATGCCTTCGAACTGGTCAAGTCCCTGATCGAGGCGGGGGTGGGCGGGGTACACCTCGAGGATCAGCTGGCCAGCGAGAAGAAGTGCGGCCATCTGGGAGGCAAGGTGCTGGTGCCGACCAGCCAGTTCATTCGGACCCTGCGCGCCGCCCGCCTCGCCGCGGATGTGCTGGATGTCCCGAACGTTCTGATCGCGCGAACCGATGCCTTGTCGGCGGGGCTGATCACCAGTGACATCGACCCGGCCGATCACGCCAGCCTGACGGGGGAGCGGACGTCCGAGGGTTTCTGGCGCATCCAGGACGGACTTGCCGCCGCCATCCGCCGGGGCCTCGCCTACGCCCCCTATGCGGATGTGCTCTGGTTCGAAAGCTCGCACCCGGATCTGGCCGAGGCCGCTCAATTCGCGGCCGCGATCCACGCCCGTTATCCCGGCAAGCGCCTGGCCTACAACTGCTCGCCCTCGTTCAACTGGCGTCAGCAACTCGACAACGATGCGATCGCCGCCTTTCAGCCCGAACTGGGGCGAATGGGCTATGCCTTCCAGTTCGTGACCCTGGCCGGCTGGCATCTGCTGAATTTCCACAGTTTCGAGCTGGCTTCCGCCTATCGGGCTGAGGGCATGCCCGCCTACGTCGCGCTGCAGGCCCGCGAACTGGCCGCCAGCACGCAGGGCTACACGGCGGTGCGCCATCAGCAGGAGGTGGGCACCGGTTACTTCGACGCCGTGCTCGACACGCTCGCCGGGGGCCTGGCCACCACGGGGGCGTTGCGGGGCTCCACCGAGGCGGCGCAGTTTCACGGGGCGGCTCAGGACGGTTAGCCCTGGCGGCGCGCCACGATCTCAGCGAAGCCTGGTCCCCTGGTTTCGCTGAGGGGTCCCCCGCTTGCGGCGGTCTGAGCGCCAGTGCCCTCTGTGCGCACCCTTTGTCCGGTTCACGCGTCGGGCGAAGGGGGCTCCGCCGACGTGGGGCGGGCACGCATCCAGCCGAGCATCAGCAGGCCGAAGCCGGCCATGGCGGCGCCCCACAGCGTGTTGAGGTCCAGCGGGAGCGCGACGGGCAGTGGCCCGTGTGGGCGCAACATCCCGTACACGCCGAGCAAGGCGCCAATGAACAGGAACATGCCACCGATGGGCAGACGAATATCCAGCATGGCTTTCTCCTCCTTACCAGAAGCAGACGTTCAGGGCCAGCGTCAACACCAGCACCACGCTGCCGACCAGCGCGGGGCGCTGGTGCCAGGGCGCGTGGTGGTCTGACTCCCGCGGGGTGAGCTGGTAGACCAGTCCGACCAGCTCCGCCTCCGGTCTGGCGCGCGTCACCAGGCTCAGCCCGATCGTGCCCAGCAGGCAGGCCATGAAGGCATAGATGGCCCCGTAGAAATTGCCGGCCATGTCCGAGGGATAGTGCAGAACGCCGCCCTTGATCGCGGCGTAGTGTCCCATAGCGGCCAGCGTGCCGGCCAGCAGGCCCCAGAAGGCCCCGTGGCCGGTGGCGCGCCGCCAGAACATGCCCAGCAGGAAGGTGGCGAACAGGGGGGCATTGAAGAAGGAGAACAGCAACTGCAGGTAGTCCATGATGTTGTTGAAGTTCATGGCCAGGTAAGCGGCGCCGACCGAGATGGCGATGCCGACCACCGTCGTGAGACGCCCCATCCAGAGGTAATGGGCATCCGAGGCGTCCTTCTTGAGGTAGGCCTGGTAGATGTCGTAGGTCCAGACCGTGTTGAAGGCCGTCACATTGCCGGCCATGCCCGACATGAAAGAGGCCAGCAGCGCCGTCAGGCCCAGCCCCAGCATGCCTGTCGGGTAATAGTGGGCCATCAACATGGGCAAGGCGTTGTTGTAATCCCAGCTTC from Candidatus Sericytochromatia bacterium includes these protein-coding regions:
- a CDS encoding NAD(P)/FAD-dependent oxidoreductase; translation: MPTSESWDVIVIGGGPAGLMAAVSAARAGARTLLLEKGDRLGRKLIISGGGRCNVTNAGDTAHLVAMIVGNGRFMHSIFPQFSNHDIIAFFEGLGVRLKEEDHGRMFPVTDKATTVAATLIAHLEELGARVWLEAPVAELCLAQGRIAGVRLRNGDTVLARQVVVAVGGKSVPKTGSTGDGYAWAEGAGHTITPLFPTEVPIHLAAPWVQTRRLQGLSLKEVPVSLFNAKGKRLTTQVGDVVFTHFGLSGPAALRLGHYVSVATARGETPLRLELDWRAEAHEAAVLDEIRGRLAAEPKKAIKNSLAGLLPERALQLLLELAALDPEQTPAHLPRSGLVQLAAQIKRFAAQVSGTGSLEEAFVTGGGVSLKEIDPRTLESRKTAGLAFAGEVLDVHAHTGGYNITVALTTGWVAGRWAAARARDERSRV
- a CDS encoding hotdog fold domain-containing protein, coding for MARSAAVQLRSAWQFCQRVPGGRWLFSRLFGWLVPYTGTVGLRVDELRPGYARLSMKDRRAVRNHLRSIHAIALANLAEATSGLAMNIALPAHGRAIVTRVTMEYRKKARGRLVATCEAGVPDCSVDREVMVVSEVRDAQDEVVAVATVTWRVGPQGAAA
- the aceA gene encoding isocitrate lyase → MVFDTHLAQAEALERSWREDARWQGVRRDYRAEQVVRLRPSLKPAHTWSEIASRRLWHLLNHEPYLHTFGALSGAQAVQMVQAGLKAIYVSGWQVAADQNAAGQTYPDQSLYPSHSMPMLVRRINQALMRRDQVARVAGEAATDWYVPLVADAEAGFGGPLHAFELVKSLIEAGVGGVHLEDQLASEKKCGHLGGKVLVPTSQFIRTLRAARLAADVLDVPNVLIARTDALSAGLITSDIDPADHASLTGERTSEGFWRIQDGLAAAIRRGLAYAPYADVLWFESSHPDLAEAAQFAAAIHARYPGKRLAYNCSPSFNWRQQLDNDAIAAFQPELGRMGYAFQFVTLAGWHLLNFHSFELASAYRAEGMPAYVALQARELAASTQGYTAVRHQQEVGTGYFDAVLDTLAGGLATTGALRGSTEAAQFHGAAQDG